In one Candidatus Poribacteria bacterium genomic region, the following are encoded:
- a CDS encoding sulfatase: protein MNIIHIISDTFRRDNLAIFGGKGYTPSLNALAEKCVVFDKAYVCGFPTVPIRGELVTGQVSICRRGWEPLKRDVPVIADDLTKAGIVSMMIADTPHHINNGFFYNRGFTGWKWIRGQEGDCLETQPYDYESKEALQYRTYTRTHPNRLPGGLGNHLRNISFRQTEADTFVAKTMQTACDWLERNHQHENFYLMVDTFDPHEPWDAPEWYLRRFDSSDYDGPEPIYPPYGPNPMNERETERLNALYRAEASLVDNWIGQLLRKIDYMGLMENTMIIFMADHGFLLGEHGLLAKNLSMYEEVIHIPLLVYHPDAAPRHTEALTSIADIPATVVDLFGAAGGAQVEGNSLLPAIMGDTDTGREYAVTHGAWVGGWSPDGGSPHGSITDGTWSLLLENQGGPKSLFHLPSDPEQEQNRFESDTGEARRLYQAFLEFLAQHGAPEAMVAEFQSRWLE, encoded by the coding sequence ATGAACATTATTCACATTATTTCAGACACATTTCGACGCGACAATCTTGCGATTTTTGGCGGTAAAGGATACACGCCATCCCTAAATGCCCTCGCGGAGAAATGTGTCGTTTTTGATAAAGCGTACGTTTGTGGCTTTCCGACTGTCCCGATACGAGGTGAACTCGTGACAGGGCAAGTCAGCATCTGTCGAAGAGGGTGGGAACCGCTCAAACGAGATGTTCCTGTCATCGCTGATGACTTAACGAAAGCTGGTATTGTGAGTATGATGATTGCCGATACACCGCATCATATCAACAACGGCTTCTTTTACAATCGTGGGTTTACAGGATGGAAGTGGATTCGCGGGCAAGAAGGCGACTGTTTAGAGACACAGCCCTACGATTATGAATCGAAGGAAGCACTGCAGTATCGCACGTATACCCGAACACATCCAAATAGGTTACCTGGCGGTCTCGGCAATCATCTCAGGAATATCTCCTTTCGACAGACCGAAGCAGATACTTTCGTTGCGAAGACTATGCAAACGGCTTGCGACTGGTTGGAGCGTAATCACCAACATGAAAACTTCTACCTCATGGTAGACACCTTCGATCCACACGAACCGTGGGATGCTCCAGAATGGTATCTGAGGCGTTTCGATTCAAGTGACTACGATGGACCAGAACCGATCTATCCGCCTTACGGTCCCAATCCTATGAACGAACGTGAGACGGAACGTCTCAACGCTCTCTATCGCGCCGAAGCCTCGCTGGTTGACAATTGGATTGGGCAGCTCCTACGAAAGATTGACTACATGGGTTTGATGGAAAATACAATGATAATTTTCATGGCAGACCACGGCTTCCTATTGGGTGAACACGGGCTGCTCGCAAAGAATCTGAGTATGTATGAAGAGGTCATCCATATCCCGCTTCTGGTTTATCACCCGGATGCAGCACCACGCCATACGGAGGCACTCACGAGTATCGCCGATATTCCTGCGACTGTTGTTGACTTGTTCGGTGCAGCAGGCGGCGCGCAAGTGGAAGGCAATAGTCTCCTCCCTGCTATCATGGGCGACACCGATACGGGGCGTGAATATGCAGTGACGCACGGTGCTTGGGTCGGCGGATGGAGTCCTGATGGGGGGAGTCCACATGGGAGCATTACTGATGGCACTTGGTCTCTGCTTTTAGAGAATCAGGGCGGCCCGAAGTCTTTGTTCCATTTGCCCTCTGATCCGGAACAGGAGCAGAATCGATTTGAATCGGATACAGGGGAAGCGCGTCGGCTCTACCAAGCGTTTTTGGAGTTCTTAGCACAACACGGCGCACCTGAAGCGATGGTAGCGGAATTTCAGAGTCGGTGGCTCGAATAA
- a CDS encoding zinc-binding alcohol dehydrogenase has protein sequence MKGKRIVMPAKRSATLEDFELDETLTPNQILLKTHYSLISPGTEGAGYTGLQEGTRFPHGSGYTAIGEVLKVGENVTKCVEGDLAFCYGPHASIAKTESVLLAFKSPLDIDEKLVPFVRMATVAMTSLRVSSAEFGDTVAIIGLGLVGNSASQLFNLAGMKVISIERVPRRLEIARQCGIQHLINPDEEDALERVIALTNGEKTAVTVEAIGNPRLVETAYQLTGRKGEVILLGSPRGEYVTNATDILNYSHRASLGAITLKSAHEWVYPTMHTGESKHSLERNSHLAYSLMCEGKFKVEELLTHVIDPEDAQSAYDGLTDRKDEYLGVIMDWT, from the coding sequence ATGAAAGGCAAACGGATTGTGATGCCAGCGAAACGTTCGGCAACGCTGGAGGATTTTGAACTTGATGAGACGCTTACACCGAACCAAATCTTACTGAAAACGCACTATAGCCTGATTAGCCCCGGCACCGAAGGCGCAGGATACACTGGACTTCAAGAGGGGACGCGTTTTCCACACGGTTCTGGTTACACGGCAATCGGTGAAGTCCTTAAAGTCGGTGAAAATGTGACAAAATGTGTTGAGGGGGATCTCGCCTTCTGTTACGGTCCACACGCCTCCATTGCTAAAACAGAGTCAGTGCTTCTGGCATTTAAATCACCTCTGGATATAGATGAGAAATTGGTTCCCTTTGTCCGAATGGCAACGGTAGCGATGACCTCTCTGCGGGTATCATCTGCTGAATTTGGGGATACTGTCGCGATTATTGGCTTGGGGTTAGTTGGTAACTCTGCATCCCAACTCTTCAATTTGGCAGGTATGAAGGTTATCAGTATTGAACGCGTGCCACGCCGCCTCGAAATCGCTCGACAGTGCGGCATTCAACATCTGATTAACCCTGATGAAGAAGATGCCCTGGAACGCGTCATTGCGCTGACAAACGGTGAAAAAACGGCTGTCACGGTTGAAGCGATCGGAAATCCACGGCTCGTCGAAACGGCTTACCAATTGACTGGCAGAAAAGGTGAAGTTATACTGCTCGGTTCGCCGCGCGGCGAGTATGTAACGAATGCTACGGATATCTTGAACTACAGTCATCGCGCCAGTTTAGGAGCGATTACGCTCAAAAGCGCGCACGAGTGGGTCTATCCGACGATGCACACAGGCGAATCGAAACACTCGCTTGAACGCAACTCGCACTTGGCGTATTCACTGATGTGTGAAGGTAAATTCAAGGTAGAAGAGTTACTGACACACGTCATCGACCCTGAAGATGCCCAGTCTGCTTACGATGGGTTGACAGATAGGAAAGATGAATACTTAGGCGTAATTATGGATTGGACGTAG
- a CDS encoding phytanoyl-CoA dioxygenase family protein: MKLTPEQCETFWTQGVLIVKNALTDEDLQPVIDEISDWISERALALKEEGEIEDLYGDEPFDRRFAKLLAQSGEMAHGMDIMHYRGKAIFEFLRNDNLLDVIEGIVGPEITCNPIQHVRAKPPVIDGNASWAGGVPWHQDAGVMMPEAEGSNIVTCWLPLGDSTVEMGCLQALPGITEEKGYLRHQKEGGTMIVPDLMPDVEPLMLECYRGDLILLSRFTPHRSQPNTSDRCRWSLDLRYQPTGVHTGRTAHPDFIVRSRENPGSVLSEHQAWCDLWVDAFENPRGYAGHRSE; encoded by the coding sequence ATGAAACTCACGCCAGAGCAGTGTGAAACTTTTTGGACGCAAGGTGTCCTAATAGTCAAAAATGCGTTGACTGACGAAGACCTGCAACCCGTGATTGACGAGATTTCGGATTGGATTTCCGAACGCGCCCTCGCCTTGAAAGAAGAAGGCGAAATCGAAGACCTTTATGGAGACGAACCCTTTGATCGCCGATTTGCAAAATTGTTGGCACAATCCGGTGAGATGGCCCACGGGATGGATATCATGCACTACCGCGGTAAGGCAATCTTTGAATTCTTGAGAAACGACAACTTATTGGATGTTATTGAAGGGATTGTTGGACCTGAGATTACCTGTAATCCAATTCAGCATGTACGGGCAAAACCACCCGTTATAGACGGAAATGCAAGTTGGGCAGGTGGGGTGCCGTGGCATCAGGATGCCGGGGTTATGATGCCGGAAGCTGAAGGGTCAAATATCGTCACATGCTGGCTTCCGTTAGGCGATAGTACCGTAGAGATGGGATGTCTACAGGCATTGCCCGGAATTACCGAGGAGAAAGGCTATCTCCGTCATCAGAAAGAGGGTGGGACGATGATTGTTCCAGACTTGATGCCGGATGTCGAACCGCTTATGCTGGAGTGTTATCGGGGCGACCTCATCTTGTTGAGCCGTTTCACACCGCATCGTTCTCAACCCAATACGTCTGATAGGTGCCGCTGGTCGTTAGATTTGCGCTATCAACCCACTGGCGTGCATACCGGACGCACAGCGCATCCCGATTTTATCGTCCGCAGCCGAGAGAACCCCGGATCTGTCCTTTCTGAACATCAAGCGTGGTGTGATCTATGGGTAGATGCTTTTGAGAATCCGCGTGGCTACGCAGGACATCGATCGGAATAA
- a CDS encoding DUF433 domain-containing protein — MEKERIVSQDPHVMHGTLVFAGTRVPVESLIQHLVAGDSLDVFLDDFPTVSHEQVVAYLQMTLEFANARVV; from the coding sequence ATGGAGAAAGAACGAATTGTCTCCCAAGATCCACACGTGATGCACGGCACCTTAGTTTTTGCTGGCACTCGCGTGCCAGTTGAAAGCCTAATTCAGCACCTTGTTGCAGGCGACTCGCTTGATGTATTTCTTGACGATTTCCCGACAGTCTCACATGAGCAAGTTGTGGCTTACTTACAGATGACTCTGGAGTTTGCTAATGCGCGTGTTGTTTGA
- a CDS encoding AAA-like domain-containing protein: protein MRNFGTRGPVNAQENYIVSRTEETADFSNRVKEGRYIVLFAPRQSGKTTFFQCALDTLATATTEIVEPTYFPIRLNFEEYEDFAPSAFYASFYREIRKEIEGVFRKRGSTPTETLNQFLENARITDHVEMREFFERLADFLDNQKVVLVIDEFDGIPGAAVKGFLHSLRHIYLPGKPRCPHSIGIIGVKSITQLSYDRSISPFNIQDEFHLSNFTLAHVQELLVQYTDEIGQAFAPEVIESLHKQTAGQPFLVNRFAQILTEELDIPKTEPVTMEHFAAAHARLLRERNTNIDHLTTNIRKNRHFERILMEIMTYEEGIRFNLHDELISELATYGVIGEGPDGRCEILNPIYLHHIMQAFTPAVNGLERDYFAEENINGFLNYLTPAGQIEMEPLLDNFRDFITRAGFRILQVPETPQEYVGRHLLLTYLDSFVQTVGGIMSFEVPTGRGKMDLLITHNQRKYIVETKIWRGDTRYQAGKKQLAAYLKIENVQEGYYIVFDHRKEPEPRVETDYFDNLTIRSYVIPVIQEVPSHR from the coding sequence ATGAGAAATTTTGGAACCCGAGGCCCCGTCAATGCACAAGAGAATTACATTGTCAGCCGTACCGAAGAAACTGCAGATTTCAGCAACCGCGTCAAAGAGGGACGATATATCGTTCTTTTTGCACCTCGCCAGTCGGGAAAAACGACCTTTTTTCAATGCGCCCTGGACACACTCGCAACCGCCACTACAGAAATTGTAGAACCCACCTACTTCCCAATCCGACTGAATTTTGAAGAGTATGAAGACTTTGCTCCTTCTGCTTTTTATGCCTCCTTTTATAGAGAAATTCGCAAAGAAATTGAAGGTGTTTTCCGAAAACGCGGAAGTACGCCGACTGAGACGCTAAACCAATTTTTAGAGAACGCAAGGATAACCGATCACGTTGAAATGAGGGAGTTCTTTGAACGCCTCGCTGATTTTCTTGACAATCAGAAGGTTGTCCTTGTCATAGATGAGTTTGATGGCATTCCCGGAGCTGCAGTAAAAGGTTTTCTGCATTCACTCCGCCACATCTACCTGCCGGGTAAGCCCCGATGTCCCCACAGTATCGGTATCATCGGGGTTAAAAGCATCACACAACTGAGTTACGACCGATCCATCTCGCCCTTCAATATCCAAGATGAGTTCCATCTGTCCAATTTCACGCTGGCGCATGTGCAAGAACTTCTCGTGCAGTACACTGATGAAATCGGGCAAGCCTTCGCGCCAGAGGTTATTGAAAGCCTCCATAAACAAACTGCGGGCCAACCCTTCCTCGTCAATCGATTCGCGCAGATACTCACAGAGGAATTAGACATTCCCAAAACCGAGCCGGTAACGATGGAGCATTTTGCAGCGGCACACGCCCGACTCCTTCGTGAACGAAACACCAACATTGATCATCTAACAACGAACATCCGCAAAAACCGACACTTTGAAAGAATACTCATGGAGATTATGACGTATGAGGAAGGCATACGCTTTAATTTACACGATGAACTCATCAGCGAACTCGCAACCTATGGCGTTATCGGAGAAGGACCTGACGGAAGGTGTGAAATTCTTAATCCGATTTATCTGCATCATATCATGCAGGCATTTACGCCCGCGGTGAACGGCTTGGAACGAGACTACTTTGCAGAAGAAAACATCAACGGATTTCTCAATTATCTCACCCCTGCAGGACAGATTGAGATGGAACCGCTCTTAGATAACTTCCGGGATTTTATTACCCGCGCAGGTTTTAGGATTCTGCAAGTCCCTGAAACCCCGCAAGAATACGTCGGAAGGCACCTGCTCCTGACGTATTTGGATTCGTTTGTCCAGACAGTGGGCGGCATCATGTCATTTGAAGTACCAACTGGGCGCGGGAAGATGGATCTCCTTATCACCCACAACCAGCGAAAATACATCGTCGAAACCAAGATTTGGCGAGGCGATACTCGGTATCAGGCTGGGAAAAAGCAACTCGCCGCGTATCTCAAAATAGAAAACGTGCAAGAGGGATACTATATCGTTTTTGATCACCGGAAAGAACCGGAACCCCGCGTAGAAACCGATTACTTTGACAACTTAACAATTCGGAGTTATGTCATCCCTGTCATTCAAGAAGTCCCTTCACACAGATAG
- a CDS encoding F0F1 ATP synthase subunit epsilon: MLNRSFHIEIRTPEQLIYEGDVTSIRAPGVEGNFEILAGHLPFLTALDIGEIRIRESETPQLMAISGGVFEVLRTGVTALVETAEWASEIDVERAENARERAQAELAANAPDLNRPQSEAALARAKNRIKVANNL, encoded by the coding sequence ATGCTAAATAGAAGTTTTCACATTGAGATACGGACACCAGAGCAATTGATCTATGAAGGGGATGTAACGAGTATTCGTGCGCCGGGAGTCGAGGGTAATTTCGAGATTCTGGCGGGTCATCTCCCTTTTCTGACCGCATTAGACATCGGCGAGATCCGTATTCGTGAATCGGAAACGCCACAGCTAATGGCAATAAGCGGAGGGGTCTTTGAGGTCCTGCGTACCGGTGTTACAGCACTGGTAGAGACGGCGGAGTGGGCATCGGAGATTGACGTGGAGCGCGCCGAAAATGCCCGCGAGCGTGCGCAAGCAGAACTCGCGGCAAATGCGCCGGATCTGAACCGTCCACAATCGGAGGCGGCACTCGCGAGAGCGAAAAATCGCATTAAGGTGGCGAATAATTTGTAG
- the atpD gene encoding F0F1 ATP synthase subunit beta, with amino-acid sequence MNEGKILEVVGARVDIDFSGGTLPDILNAVKVQRYDGSELTLEVQQHLGEHRVRAVAMDTTDGLVRGTVAIDTGGPITVPVGDAVLGRVFDVTGQPIDEKGPTSESERYSIHKPPPPQAELSTVTEMLETGIKVIDLIQPVVRGGKVGFFGGAGVGKTVLVAELIYNIATQHGGYSVFCGVGERTREGNQFWIEMDEYGVMDKTAMVFGQMNEPPGARLRVGLAGLSMAEYFRDQQGQDVLIFIDNVFRFTLAGGEVSALLGRMPSAVGYQPTLATEMGELQERITSTQHGSITSFQAVYVPADDYTDPAVVSVFAHLDAVTRLERNITQKGRYPAVDPLTSSSRILSADIIGDEHYQTAFNVKQVLQEYQSLQDIIAILGVDELSDEQKLVVSRARKIEMFLTQPMFVAERFTGIPGKYVKIEDTVQGCQAILNGDCDELPEQALRYIGTIDEAFEQAKSEELEAAD; translated from the coding sequence ATGAACGAAGGGAAAATCTTAGAAGTTGTCGGTGCACGAGTTGACATAGATTTTTCAGGCGGCACATTGCCAGACATTCTAAACGCTGTTAAAGTTCAACGTTACGACGGAAGCGAGTTGACACTTGAGGTACAACAGCATTTAGGAGAACATCGGGTGCGCGCTGTGGCAATGGACACGACAGACGGTTTAGTGCGTGGCACAGTCGCAATTGATACCGGAGGTCCTATTACTGTTCCCGTCGGTGACGCGGTACTCGGTAGAGTGTTTGACGTAACAGGTCAACCGATCGATGAAAAGGGTCCGACAAGTGAATCAGAACGATACTCAATTCACAAACCGCCGCCGCCGCAAGCAGAACTCAGTACGGTTACGGAAATGTTAGAAACCGGTATCAAAGTTATTGATTTGATTCAACCGGTCGTCCGGGGTGGAAAGGTTGGATTTTTTGGGGGTGCTGGTGTTGGTAAAACAGTTCTTGTCGCTGAATTGATTTACAACATCGCCACACAACACGGGGGCTACTCTGTTTTCTGTGGTGTGGGTGAACGGACGCGTGAAGGGAACCAGTTCTGGATTGAAATGGATGAATACGGCGTGATGGATAAAACAGCGATGGTCTTCGGGCAGATGAACGAGCCACCGGGTGCTCGTCTGCGCGTTGGACTCGCTGGTTTGTCGATGGCGGAATATTTCCGAGATCAACAAGGTCAAGATGTTCTCATTTTTATTGACAACGTCTTCCGTTTTACACTCGCAGGGGGTGAGGTATCAGCACTTCTCGGACGGATGCCGTCTGCTGTCGGATACCAACCGACGCTCGCAACGGAAATGGGTGAACTCCAAGAACGTATCACCTCAACACAACACGGTTCGATTACCTCATTCCAAGCGGTCTACGTTCCGGCTGACGACTATACAGATCCAGCCGTTGTGTCTGTATTCGCACACCTTGACGCTGTAACGCGGTTGGAACGGAACATTACTCAAAAGGGAAGATATCCCGCTGTTGATCCATTAACCTCAAGTTCGCGTATCTTATCAGCGGATATTATCGGTGATGAACACTACCAGACCGCCTTTAACGTCAAACAAGTCTTACAGGAATACCAAAGCCTTCAGGATATTATTGCCATCCTCGGTGTAGATGAGTTGTCGGATGAGCAGAAGTTGGTAGTTAGTAGAGCGAGAAAAATAGAGATGTTCCTGACGCAACCGATGTTCGTCGCAGAACGTTTTACGGGGATACCGGGGAAATATGTCAAGATTGAGGATACCGTCCAAGGCTGCCAAGCGATTCTAAACGGTGATTGCGACGAGCTGCCTGAGCAGGCATTGCGCTATATCGGGACTATCGACGAGGCATTTGAACAGGCGAAAAGCGAAGAATTAGAGGCAGCGGATTAA
- a CDS encoding DUF1992 domain-containing protein — protein sequence MPINVSEQIEKAMERGEFKDLPGKGEPLKLDTNPFLTPQARMANRLLKENGFAPRWIELEKEIKQEKAQLERLLRNLKARRERLATFIAQHPHRHEAVSRSFEYERARGLTRYSEKLENLNKKIQRVNLLMPTRNRQYGLTNKETALDRFEENCPSL from the coding sequence ATGCCGATTAATGTCAGTGAACAGATCGAAAAGGCAATGGAACGCGGTGAATTCAAGGATTTGCCGGGTAAAGGTGAACCGCTGAAGTTGGATACAAACCCGTTCCTGACCCCACAAGCCCGAATGGCGAATCGGCTTTTGAAAGAGAACGGGTTCGCGCCGCGTTGGATTGAATTAGAGAAAGAGATTAAACAGGAAAAGGCACAACTTGAGAGACTCCTCAGAAATCTGAAAGCCCGTCGAGAGCGGTTAGCTACTTTTATAGCGCAGCATCCACACCGGCATGAAGCGGTCAGCCGGAGTTTTGAATACGAGCGTGCCCGCGGTCTTACGCGATACAGCGAGAAACTCGAAAATCTGAATAAGAAGATTCAACGCGTAAACCTCCTGATGCCGACTCGAAATCGCCAATATGGATTGACAAATAAAGAAACGGCACTCGACCGTTTCGAGGAAAACTGTCCGAGTCTATAA